One window of the Macaca thibetana thibetana isolate TM-01 chromosome 1, ASM2454274v1, whole genome shotgun sequence genome contains the following:
- the CTSE gene encoding cathepsin E isoform X1, with amino-acid sequence MKTLLLLLLVLLDLGEAQGSLHRVPLRRHPSLKKKLRARSQLSEFWKSQNLDMIQFTESCSMDQSANEPLINYLDMEYFGTISIGSPPQNFTVIFDTGSSNLWVPSVYCTSPACKTHTRFQPSQSSTYSQPGQSFSIQYGTGSLSGIIGADQVSVEGLTVVGQQFGESVTEPGQTFVDAEFDGILGLGYPSLAVGGVTPVFDNMMAQNLVDLPMFSVYMSSNPEGGAGSELIFGGYDHSHFSGSLNWVPVTKQGYWQIALDNIQVGGTVMFCSEGCQAIVDTGTSLITGPSDKIKQLQNAIGAAPVDGEYAVECANLNVMPDVTFTINGVPYTLSPTAYTLLDFVDGMQFCSSGFQGLDIHPPAGPLWILGDVFIRQFYSVFDRGNNRVGLAPAVP; translated from the exons ATGAAAACGCTCCTTCTTTTGCTGCTGGTGCTCCTGGACCTGGGAGAGGCCCAAGGATCACTTCACAG GGTGCCCCTCAGGAGGCATCCGTCCCTCAAGAAGAAGCTGCGGGCACGGAGCCAGCTCTCTGAGTTCTGGAAATCCCAGAATTTGGACATGATCCAGTTCACCGAGTCCTGCTCAATGGACCAGAGTGCCAACGAACCCCTCATCAACTACTTGGAT ATGGAATACTTCGGCACTATCTCCATTGGCTCCCCACCACAGAACTTCACTGTCATCTTCGACACTGGCTCCTCCAACCTCTGGGTCCCCTCTGTGTACTGCACCAGCCCAGCCTGCA AGACGCACACCAGGTTCCAGCCTTCCCAGTCCAGCACGTACAGCCAGCCGGGGCAAtctttctccattcagtatggaACTGGGAGCTTGTCTGGGATCATTGGAGCCGACCAAGTCTCT GTGGAAGGACTGACTGTGGTTGGCCAGCAGTTTGGAGAAAGTGTCACAGAGCCAGGCCAGACCTTTGTGGATGCAGAGTTTGATGGAATTCTGGGCCTGGGATACCCCTCCTTGGCTGTGGGAGGAGTGACTCCAGTGTTTGACAACATGATGGCTCAGAACCTGGTGGACTTGCCAATGTTTTCTGTCTACATGAGCAG TAACCCAGAAGGTGGTGCGGGGAGTGAGCTGATTTTCGGAGGCTACGACCACTCCCATTTCTCTGGGAGCCTGAATTGGGTCCCAGTCACCAAGCAAGGCTACTGGCAGATTGCGCTGGATAA CATCCAGGTGGGAGGCACTGTGATGTTCTGCTCTGAGGGCTGCCAGGCCATTGTGGACACAGGGACTTCCCTCATCACTGGCCCTTCCGACAAGATTAAGCAGCTGCAAAATGCCATCGGGGCAGCCCCCGTGGATGGAGAA TATGCTGTGGAGTGTGCCAACCTTAATGTCATGCCGGATGTCACCTTCACCATCAACGGAGTCCCCTACACCCTCAGCCCAACTGCCTACACCCTGCTG GACTTCGTGGATGGAATGCAGTTCTGCAGCAGCGGCTTTCAAGGACTTGACATCCACCCTCCAGCTGGGCCCCTCTGGATCCTGGGGGATGTCTTCATTCGACAGTTTTACTCGGTCTTCGACCGTGGGAATAACCGTGTGGGACTGGCCCCAGCAGTCCCCTAA
- the CTSE gene encoding cathepsin E isoform X2, whose translation MKTLLLLLLVLLDLGEAQGSLHRVPLRRHPSLKKKLRARSQLSEFWKSQNLDMIQFTESCSMDQSANEPLINYLDMEYFGTISIGSPPQNFTVIFDTGSSNLWVPSVYCTSPACKTHTRFQPSQSSTYSQPGQSFSIQYGTGSLSGIIGADQVSVEGLTVVGQQFGESVTEPGQTFVDAEFDGILGLGYPSLAVGGVTPVFDNMMAQNLVDLPMFSVYMSSNPEGGAGSELIFGGYDHSHFSGSLNWVPVTKQGYWQIALDNMLWSVPTLMSCRMSPSPSTESPTPSAQLPTPCWTSWMECSSAAAAFKDLTSTLQLGPSGSWGMSSFDSFTRSSTVGITVWDWPQQSPKEGPCVCACLSDTP comes from the exons ATGAAAACGCTCCTTCTTTTGCTGCTGGTGCTCCTGGACCTGGGAGAGGCCCAAGGATCACTTCACAG GGTGCCCCTCAGGAGGCATCCGTCCCTCAAGAAGAAGCTGCGGGCACGGAGCCAGCTCTCTGAGTTCTGGAAATCCCAGAATTTGGACATGATCCAGTTCACCGAGTCCTGCTCAATGGACCAGAGTGCCAACGAACCCCTCATCAACTACTTGGAT ATGGAATACTTCGGCACTATCTCCATTGGCTCCCCACCACAGAACTTCACTGTCATCTTCGACACTGGCTCCTCCAACCTCTGGGTCCCCTCTGTGTACTGCACCAGCCCAGCCTGCA AGACGCACACCAGGTTCCAGCCTTCCCAGTCCAGCACGTACAGCCAGCCGGGGCAAtctttctccattcagtatggaACTGGGAGCTTGTCTGGGATCATTGGAGCCGACCAAGTCTCT GTGGAAGGACTGACTGTGGTTGGCCAGCAGTTTGGAGAAAGTGTCACAGAGCCAGGCCAGACCTTTGTGGATGCAGAGTTTGATGGAATTCTGGGCCTGGGATACCCCTCCTTGGCTGTGGGAGGAGTGACTCCAGTGTTTGACAACATGATGGCTCAGAACCTGGTGGACTTGCCAATGTTTTCTGTCTACATGAGCAG TAACCCAGAAGGTGGTGCGGGGAGTGAGCTGATTTTCGGAGGCTACGACCACTCCCATTTCTCTGGGAGCCTGAATTGGGTCCCAGTCACCAAGCAAGGCTACTGGCAGATTGCGCTGGATAA TATGCTGTGGAGTGTGCCAACCTTAATGTCATGCCGGATGTCACCTTCACCATCAACGGAGTCCCCTACACCCTCAGCCCAACTGCCTACACCCTGCTG GACTTCGTGGATGGAATGCAGTTCTGCAGCAGCGGCTTTCAAGGACTTGACATCCACCCTCCAGCTGGGCCCCTCTGGATCCTGGGGGATGTCTTCATTCGACAGTTTTACTCGGTCTTCGACCGTGGGAATAACCGTGTGGGACTGGCCCCAGCAGTCCCCTAAGGAGGGGCCTTGTGTCTGTGCCTGCCTGTCTGACACCCCTTGA